The following are encoded in a window of Brevibacillus ruminantium genomic DNA:
- a CDS encoding N-acetylglucosamine kinase → MTVTRIPLLAVDGGGTKCLAVLVDDSQQIVGTGRAGSCNYQGIGREMAARELEAAIRAALQEAVVWQKSGSTAEAPPSLQASERGNQEDIQTLGTKTLEIECAVFGLAGLDTEYDRRVITEMVVAVLQKLQIKVRHLLVENDGFAALLGATNGEPGILVIAGTGSIAFGVNKAGETARSGGWGHRVGDEGSGYWIGKQAVTAVLKAADGRGRQTALTDLLPPHIGLSHVEELFNWTYGSQYSVDKIGELSLLVSQAADRGDAVALGILEKAGEELFHAARAVMERLCMNKEPFKMILQGGVLQNDERVRSIVLQRIRSAAPQVVIDKAQNEPIYGVIAKGLAYLKGRTEKH, encoded by the coding sequence ATGACCGTGACACGCATTCCCCTTTTGGCCGTGGACGGCGGGGGAACAAAGTGTCTGGCCGTATTGGTAGACGACTCGCAACAGATCGTGGGAACAGGGCGTGCAGGCTCCTGCAACTACCAGGGCATCGGCAGAGAGATGGCAGCACGGGAACTGGAAGCAGCGATACGGGCAGCGTTGCAGGAAGCCGTAGTCTGGCAGAAATCAGGGAGCACGGCTGAAGCGCCGCCGTCTTTGCAGGCAAGTGAGCGCGGAAATCAGGAGGATATCCAGACGCTGGGGACGAAAACACTGGAGATTGAATGTGCGGTGTTCGGACTTGCAGGTCTGGATACGGAATACGACCGGCGAGTGATCACGGAAATGGTGGTTGCCGTCCTGCAAAAGCTGCAAATAAAGGTGCGTCACCTGCTGGTAGAAAACGATGGCTTCGCGGCTCTTTTAGGTGCGACAAACGGGGAGCCGGGGATTCTCGTTATCGCCGGCACCGGCTCGATTGCCTTCGGTGTAAACAAGGCGGGGGAAACGGCCAGATCTGGCGGGTGGGGCCATCGGGTCGGAGACGAAGGCAGCGGCTATTGGATCGGCAAGCAAGCGGTCACGGCGGTGCTGAAAGCTGCGGATGGTCGCGGACGTCAGACTGCGCTCACTGACCTGCTGCCGCCGCATATCGGTCTTTCGCACGTAGAAGAGCTGTTTAACTGGACATACGGTTCGCAATACTCTGTCGACAAAATCGGGGAGCTCTCCCTTCTCGTCAGCCAGGCCGCCGACCGCGGAGACGCTGTTGCCCTGGGTATTTTGGAGAAGGCGGGCGAAGAACTGTTTCATGCGGCCAGGGCAGTGATGGAGCGGCTTTGCATGAACAAAGAGCCGTTCAAAATGATCCTTCAGGGAGGCGTGCTGCAGAACGATGAGCGGGTCCGTTCTATCGTCCTGCAGCGAATCCGCTCGGCGGCTCCCCAGGTTGTGATCGACAAGGCACAAAATGAACCTATTTACGGTGTAATTGCCAAAGGATTGGCATATCTCAAAGGGAGAACCGAGAAACATTGA
- a CDS encoding PIG-L deacetylase family protein yields MKRLMFVFPHPDDESFACAGTLARCREVGHETCLICVTSGCKGRPGPFPINCREELARHREQELSCAADVLGIGKLELLRYPDGGLSAVEPEELAERICQLIVAWKPNVVVTFPPDGVTGHPDHIAASNATAAAVERAELHLREEEYPSLYFVSIPHYYDHCPDKGPRPAVPITGKVDITLYREQKAEALRAHQSQEYSVNRAYPGVMNGDSGVIGCYEYYTLVREGGKAVTPTSPEKEIPVIDL; encoded by the coding sequence ATGAAGCGGTTAATGTTTGTGTTTCCCCATCCTGACGACGAATCCTTCGCGTGTGCCGGGACATTGGCAAGGTGCAGAGAGGTGGGGCATGAGACGTGTCTGATTTGCGTCACTTCCGGCTGCAAGGGGCGTCCGGGACCGTTTCCGATCAACTGCCGGGAGGAGCTGGCCCGGCACCGGGAACAGGAGCTTTCGTGTGCAGCCGACGTTTTGGGGATCGGAAAGCTGGAGCTGCTTCGCTATCCGGATGGTGGATTGTCAGCAGTGGAACCGGAAGAGCTTGCGGAGCGCATCTGTCAATTGATCGTGGCGTGGAAACCAAATGTGGTGGTGACGTTTCCGCCGGATGGTGTCACAGGTCATCCCGACCATATCGCTGCATCCAATGCGACTGCTGCAGCCGTAGAAAGGGCGGAACTGCATTTGCGCGAGGAAGAGTACCCCTCGCTTTATTTTGTATCGATTCCTCATTACTACGATCATTGCCCGGACAAGGGGCCGAGGCCGGCTGTTCCCATCACGGGAAAGGTGGACATTACGCTGTACCGTGAACAAAAGGCGGAAGCGCTGCGTGCCCACCAAAGCCAGGAATACTCGGTCAATCGTGCCTACCCAGGCGTGATGAATGGAGACAGCGGCGTGATCGGGTGCTATGAATACTACACGCTGGTCCGAGAGGGAGGCAAGGCCGTCACCCCGACTTCACCTGAGAAGGAGATTCCAGTGATCGATTTGTAG
- a CDS encoding aspartate/glutamate racemase family protein gives MKTIGLIGGMSWESSAVYYRLLNEAVKMERGDLHSAKCLLFSVDFAEIAHLQHQGEWTELGAEMVRAAQRLESAGAEMIVLCTNTMHKVAEEIEAQVPLPFIHIADATAHSIKASGLTRVGLLATRFTMEEEFYTGRLRDKHGLDVLIPSEEDREAVHAIIYKELCQGVIREESKGRYLEVIRRLIEQGAEGIILGCTEIGLLIGQEDCAVPVFDTTKIHAEAAVRYALGA, from the coding sequence ATGAAAACAATCGGATTGATCGGCGGGATGAGCTGGGAGTCCTCAGCGGTTTATTATCGTTTGCTTAATGAAGCGGTGAAGATGGAAAGAGGGGATCTTCATTCCGCCAAATGCCTCCTATTCTCGGTTGATTTTGCCGAAATCGCGCATTTGCAGCATCAGGGAGAATGGACGGAATTGGGCGCAGAGATGGTACGTGCGGCCCAAAGACTGGAGTCTGCCGGGGCCGAGATGATTGTGCTGTGCACCAATACGATGCACAAGGTGGCGGAGGAGATCGAGGCGCAGGTTCCGCTTCCCTTTATCCATATTGCCGACGCCACAGCTCACTCTATCAAGGCTTCAGGTTTGACGAGAGTGGGCCTGCTCGCCACCCGATTTACGATGGAAGAGGAGTTTTATACGGGAAGGCTGAGGGACAAGCACGGGTTGGACGTGCTTATTCCTTCTGAGGAAGATCGGGAAGCTGTGCATGCGATCATCTACAAGGAGCTTTGCCAGGGTGTTATTCGGGAAGAGTCGAAAGGACGATACCTGGAAGTAATCCGACGCCTGATCGAGCAGGGCGCCGAGGGAATCATTCTGGGCTGTACAGAAATCGGCCTCTTGATCGGGCAGGAAGACTGTGCCGTTCCCGTATTTGACACGACAAAGATACATGCGGAAGCCGCTGTTCGCTACGCTTTGGGTGCGTGA
- the argH gene encoding argininosuccinate lyase gives MNTKESIFQMEGDHFPGKTYVEAVLEPAFTEAKTHLLTPMMAINKAHLVMLREQELITDDEARQIARALSGIDLEELRCSSYTGQFEDLFFQVESKLLELAGDVAGNLHLARSRNDMGVTIYRMVLREKLLVTLTSAIALKEQLLRFADEHAETVMIGYTHTQQAQPTTMAHYILAVVDSLTRDIQRLISAYRTCNRSPMGAAALTTSGFPISRERVMNLLAFDELVENAYDAIGGADYLGEIATAVQLASINLGRTVQDMLQWCTQEFAVLKVASPYVQISSIMPQKRNPVSFEHMRSLLSSGAGNAATVLTMMHNTPFGDIVDTEDDMQPYAWRCLSVLDQMYRLMACVVGTMDVNKQGLLERAKGSFATVTELADTLVRTDRLSFRTSHHIVSRVVKEAMARGLRADEIGLDLVQEAAQAVIGKCLALTEQELRQALDPVHFVAIRKLLGGPSPDEMRRMIAQRTQDGQAETAWLAAEKESAHQAMRFLDQVTSEWSEA, from the coding sequence ATGAATACGAAAGAAAGCATCTTTCAAATGGAAGGGGACCATTTCCCTGGAAAGACGTACGTCGAAGCCGTATTGGAGCCCGCCTTTACGGAAGCCAAAACCCATCTGTTGACGCCGATGATGGCGATCAACAAGGCCCATCTCGTCATGCTGCGTGAACAAGAGCTGATCACGGATGACGAAGCGAGACAGATCGCCCGTGCTTTGAGCGGAATCGATCTGGAGGAGCTGCGCTGCTCCTCGTACACGGGACAGTTTGAGGATTTGTTCTTTCAGGTGGAGAGCAAGCTTCTGGAGCTGGCGGGAGATGTGGCGGGTAATCTGCATCTGGCCCGCAGCCGCAATGACATGGGGGTCACCATTTACCGGATGGTACTGCGGGAAAAATTGCTGGTGACCCTCACGTCAGCTATCGCCCTGAAAGAGCAACTGCTCCGCTTTGCAGATGAACACGCGGAAACAGTGATGATCGGCTATACGCATACGCAGCAGGCCCAGCCGACGACCATGGCTCATTACATACTGGCCGTCGTCGATTCGCTGACGCGGGATATCCAGCGGTTGATCAGCGCATACCGCACCTGCAACCGAAGTCCGATGGGAGCCGCAGCGCTCACGACCTCCGGCTTCCCGATCAGCCGCGAACGTGTGATGAATCTGCTTGCGTTCGATGAGCTGGTGGAAAATGCGTACGATGCCATCGGCGGAGCTGACTATTTGGGCGAGATTGCAACGGCTGTGCAGCTGGCATCGATTAACCTGGGACGGACCGTTCAAGACATGCTGCAGTGGTGTACGCAGGAGTTTGCCGTGTTGAAAGTGGCAAGCCCGTATGTCCAGATCAGCTCTATCATGCCGCAGAAACGCAATCCGGTTTCTTTTGAACATATGCGGTCGCTGTTGTCGTCCGGCGCTGGCAATGCGGCCACCGTTTTGACGATGATGCACAATACACCGTTCGGCGACATCGTCGATACAGAGGATGACATGCAGCCGTACGCGTGGCGCTGCCTTTCCGTTCTCGATCAGATGTACCGTCTGATGGCCTGCGTGGTGGGAACGATGGACGTGAACAAACAAGGTCTGCTGGAGCGGGCCAAAGGCAGCTTCGCCACTGTAACCGAATTGGCTGATACCCTTGTACGAACGGATCGCTTGTCTTTCCGCACCTCGCACCACATCGTCAGCCGAGTGGTAAAAGAAGCGATGGCACGCGGACTTCGGGCAGATGAAATCGGGCTCGATCTGGTTCAGGAGGCGGCTCAAGCTGTGATTGGCAAATGCCTTGCCCTGACTGAGCAAGAACTGCGGCAGGCCCTTGATCCGGTTCATTTTGTCGCCATTCGCAAGCTTCTCGGAGGTCCCAGTCCTGATGAAATGAGACGGATGATCGCCCAGCGCACACAAGACGGTCAAGCCGAGACGGCCTGGCTTGCAGCAGAGAAGGAATCCGCTCATCAAGCCATGCGTTTTCTCGATCAGGTCACGTCCGAATGGAGTGAAGCATGA